In Mammaliicoccus sp. Marseille-Q6498, the genomic stretch TTCACTTGTATCAACGTTGTTCTTATTAATTTTAGTACCATTCTTCTTGATTTATATGTTAAAAGACCATGAAAGATTTATTCCTTTCATTGCTAAACCTTTTAAAGGTCGTACTAAATGGTTTGTTGTAAATTTAAGTAAAGATATTAATCAAACTTTACAATCTTATATTCAAGGACAAGTGACTGTCAGTGTAATTCTCGGCGTTCTATTATTCTGTGGATATACTTTCGTCGGATTAGATTATGCATTGTTATTAGCTTTATTAGCATTATTAACAAACATGATTCCATTCCTTGGACCATGGTTAGCATTTATTCCGGCAGCTATCATATCACTTATTCAAGATCCTATGATGTTCGTTTGGGTTTGTATTATCACGCTAATTTGTCAACAATTAGAAGGTAATGTCATTACACCTAATATAATGGGTAAATCATTAAGTATACACCCATTAACTATCATTACTGTTATATTAGCAGCAGGTAATTTAGGTGGATTTGTAGCCATACTGATTGCTGTTCCAACATATGCTGTTATTAAGACTATTGTTAGAAATGTTTATACACATAGACAATCCATTAGTTCCAGCGCAACAAGAACAGTAGAAAATGATCATGTAGTAGATAATGATTTAAAATAAATGATTAATACGAAAAAACCCCCCCGAAAAATAAAATTTTCGGGGGGGTTTTTATATTATCTTACTACGTGATAACCAGAATCTACATGGATATTTTCTCCAGTTACACCGCTTGAATAGTCACTTAATAAGAAAGCAGCTGTTTTACCAACTTCTTCAATATCAACATTTCGTTTTAAAGGTGAGCGCTCTTCAATTTCTTTTAAAATTGAGTTAAAGCCGCCTACTCCTTTAGCACTTAATGTACGGATAGGACCTGCTGAAATAGCGTTAACTCTAATGTTGTCTTCACCTAAGTCACGAGCTAAATATTTAACATTAGCTTCTAAACTTGCTTTAGCTACACCCATAACATTGTAATTAGGTACAGCAAATTCTCCACCTAAATAAGTAGTCGCTACAATGCTTCCACCTTCAGGCATAAGTTTTTTCGCTTCTCTTGATACGATAGTAAGTGAGTAAGAACTAATATCTTGTGCTAATAAGAATCCTTCACGAGAAGTATCAACAAATCTACCTCTTAAATCTTCCATATTAGCAAAAGCGATTGAATGATACACGCCATCTATATGACCAAATTTTTCACCGATTTGTTTAAAAGCATCTACAACATGATCGTCTTGTTGAACATCACATTCGAATAAATGTTGTTCAGTTTGATTTTCAAGTTCATCAAATAATTTTTCTAGTTGAAGTTTACTACGTTCTTTTCTGTATGTGAAAACAAGTTTAGCGCCTAATTTATCTAATACTTTAGCAACTCCAAAACCTATACTTCTTTTGTTTGCGATACCCATAATTACGTATGTTTTACCTTCTAAATTAAACATTAATTTTACTCCTTTAATATGTATATTATTCATTACATTCACTCGTAATGATACCACTGGTCATACCACGTGACAAGCGTATTACATTCAATTTAACAGAACTCTGGAGTTTTTCTTAGTCTATATCGTTCCAATAAAAAAATAGAGCCGAGACAATTAAGTCTCTGCCCTATTTCTATATAAATTCCATATCTTGTTTCAATTGTGATACATATTCTTTAGAACCCGTTACAATCAATTTATCTCCGTATTGTAGTTCTGTATCCCCGTGCGGTACGATAGAATCTTTCCCTCTAATAATTCGTACAAATATGATATCTCCTGCAAATGGGAATGAACGTAACAATACATTGTGATAACTGTGGTTCTTCATCTCAATTTCATATAATGACGTTTCGACATTACTTAATAAATTAAGCATGTTTGGTGATTCTATTAATCCTTTAAGCAGTATTTTGTTACTTAAGAAACTACTAAAGAATTCAATGTTTTTATCTTTCAATTCTTCGTCATCCGTTATGCTCTCTTGTTTACAAATAATTCTCTTCACATTATGTTTATGTGCCATCAATGCAATTTCTTTATTGATTTGATCATCATTTGCAGAACAAACAATGATGTCTGAATTAAATAAACCAAGTTCTATTAATTCTTCTTCAATATAATTATCTAACGCATGCGTTTTGATGCTTGAATCTAAGCTTCTACTATCTGATAATTCTTTTCTGAAAAACATCGTTGTTTGATAAATATGCGAATGAATACTTTGCGCAACTGGTATAGATAACTGATTTTTACCTATGAAGCTAACTTTTACAACTCGTTTCGTTTCTTCAGGCATTGGGAACAATTTTTTAAATACAATCGGCACGAATACACATGTCACAACTGCACTTAATATAAGAATACCTGATATTTCAGGACTAATTGTGCCTAACTGTTCAGCGATTTTTGCTGCCGCAATAACTAATGATAAAGTTGATGTTAATAAAAATGCTGACGAAATTGTCGTCTTCTTATCGTACCATTTACCTATAATACTCACCGGTATTAGCTTAGAAATTAAAAATGCAATAAATAATAACGGTATAATAATGAGTAAGCCTGGTTCTTTAATTAATGTTGGAATATTTAAATTCACACCAACCATAATAAAGAATATCGGAATGAAAAATCCGTAACCAAATGAGTCTAATTTTTCCACCATATCTTGATCCGGGCCTAACAATGATACGATTACCCCTGCTAAAAATGCACCAAGAATGTTCTCAGCACCTACACCTTCAGCTAAAGCTACTAATAGTATAATTAACGCAAATACGGCTCTAATACCGATTTGAGTCGTACCTGATGTTAACTTTTTAAGGAATGGGGATTTAATGAAATATCCGCCCATTATATAGAAAACAATACTAAAAGCAATTAATAAAACGATTAACCATAACGGTGAATCCCCTTTAGCATTTATCGTACCATATACTGTTAATAACAACATTGTAGCTAAATCGGCAACAACTGCTACTAATAGAATAAATTGTCCGATAGTTGTATGCATGATATTCATTTCTTTCAATGTTGGTACAACTACCCCAAGACTAATTGTAGAAATGATGATAACCATAAGTAAGACATCATCGATTAAACCTGTCCATTTAAATATATAAGCTAATAAAATAGAGAATAACATAATTAATGTAAATACAATTGCAGCTAAATATATATTACTTGGAACCTTTTGCTCATCTTCCTCAAAATGCTTTTTCGTTTTAAAAGCTGAAAAATCAATTTCTAAACCACTTAAAAACATTAAAAATATAAAACCTAGTGTTGATAAAATGGATAACCACGCATCTTCTTTAACTAAACCAAATAAAGAATCACCAATGATGATTCCCATAATGATTTCAGCTACTACAACAGGTAAGAAAGATATTTTAAGTCTATTAACCAGTATAGGTGTTAAAAATGCTGCTATAACAACTATTACTAGCGACGTGAAACTCGAATGCTCCATATTTTTCTCCTTATATTAAGTAAGACATAAATGCTGTTGCAAGTCCGAAATAAATTAACATACTAACTATGTCGTTTATAGTTGTGATAAATGGACCACTTGCAACTGCTGGGTCAATGTTCATTTTATTCATAAACATTGGAATTACAGCACCCATTAACGTACCAACTGTCATAGCAATAGTCAAACTGACTGAAACAATTAATGCTAAAATCGGTTCACGATATATGATTACGATAATTAAAAATAAACTAATTGCACATATGAATCCTGTTAACATACCTGATCCTGATTCACGTAATGCCAGTTTAAATTTACTTTGTTCATCGATTTCACCAGTTGATATATTACGTACAGAAACTGCTAATGATTGTGTACCCGAATTACCACTCATACCACTAATAATAGGTATAAATGCTGCTAATAAAGCTACTTTTGATAATGTTTCTTCAAATTGACCTAAAATTGAAGCTGTAATCATACCTAAAACTGTTAAAATCAACAGCCAAGGCAATCTTTTCATTGCAGTTTGGACAACTGAATCGTTCGTTGAGTCGATGTCTGATACACCGGCTAATTTAGAGTAGTCTTCACTTGCTTCTTCGTCCATAACGTCTAGGATATCATCGATTGTAATAATACCTAATATATGATCTTGATAATCAATTACTGGTAATGCAATTAAGTCATAGTCTCTCATCGTTTGAGCGATATCTTCTTGGTCATCTGCTACGTTAGAACTGATGACACGTTCACTCATAATTTCTTCTATATAAGCATCATTTTCTGCAACAATTAAATCACGTAATGAAATGACACCGGCCAATTTTTTACTCTCATCAACTACGAAAATAACATAAATGGTTTCTGCTTGAGGTGCTTGTTCTTTAACATAGAACATAGCTTCTTTTACAGACATAGTTGAATATACAGAGATAAACTCGGTCGTCATAATACCGCCGGCAGTATCTTCTTCATAATGTAATAAAGCTTTAATTTCTTGTGCATCTTCACGGTTCATAAGTGCAAGTAAAGTGGCAACTTTATTTTTAGTTAACACGTTTAATATGTCTACTGCGTTATCGTAAGACATTTCACTTAACATTTCACTCGCGTAATTAGAATTCATATTTTGGAATATTTCTTCATATTCTTCATCATCTAATTCGGTCGTTTCAAAGAAGTCTGCAACTTCTTCAGGAGAAAGGAATTGATATATTTTTTGTTTTGTTGCATTATCACATATTTCAAAGTACTCACCTTGATCGTATGTATGCATGTTTATAAACTCTTCGCGAAATTGGTCAATATCATCGTTTGCTAATAAT encodes the following:
- a CDS encoding AI-2E family transporter; translation: MLNKAWFRTGIAILLTFLIIKVFMEINHIFYPIIIIVQSILLPLLLGGFLFYICLPFQKMLEKRKIPRWGSISIILVSLVLIVMLFISIIAPVLTDQINNLIKNLPYIQKEVQQAVDYALQQRDRLPDNISKKINDSIESISGVMTGMLSNMFGYISSLVSTLFLLILVPFFLIYMLKDHERFIPFIAKPFKGRTKWFVVNLSKDINQTLQSYIQGQVTVSVILGVLLFCGYTFVGLDYALLLALLALLTNMIPFLGPWLAFIPAAIISLIQDPMMFVWVCIITLICQQLEGNVITPNIMGKSLSIHPLTIITVILAAGNLGGFVAILIAVPTYAVIKTIVRNVYTHRQSISSSATRTVENDHVVDNDLK
- the fabI gene encoding enoyl-ACP reductase FabI; the protein is MFNLEGKTYVIMGIANKRSIGFGVAKVLDKLGAKLVFTYRKERSKLQLEKLFDELENQTEQHLFECDVQQDDHVVDAFKQIGEKFGHIDGVYHSIAFANMEDLRGRFVDTSREGFLLAQDISSYSLTIVSREAKKLMPEGGSIVATTYLGGEFAVPNYNVMGVAKASLEANVKYLARDLGEDNIRVNAISAGPIRTLSAKGVGGFNSILKEIEERSPLKRNVDIEEVGKTAAFLLSDYSSGVTGENIHVDSGYHVVR
- a CDS encoding cation:proton antiporter, whose amino-acid sequence is MEHSSFTSLVIVVIAAFLTPILVNRLKISFLPVVVAEIIMGIIIGDSLFGLVKEDAWLSILSTLGFIFLMFLSGLEIDFSAFKTKKHFEEDEQKVPSNIYLAAIVFTLIMLFSILLAYIFKWTGLIDDVLLMVIIISTISLGVVVPTLKEMNIMHTTIGQFILLVAVVADLATMLLLTVYGTINAKGDSPLWLIVLLIAFSIVFYIMGGYFIKSPFLKKLTSGTTQIGIRAVFALIILLVALAEGVGAENILGAFLAGVIVSLLGPDQDMVEKLDSFGYGFFIPIFFIMVGVNLNIPTLIKEPGLLIIIPLLFIAFLISKLIPVSIIGKWYDKKTTISSAFLLTSTLSLVIAAAKIAEQLGTISPEISGILILSAVVTCVFVPIVFKKLFPMPEETKRVVKVSFIGKNQLSIPVAQSIHSHIYQTTMFFRKELSDSRSLDSSIKTHALDNYIEEELIELGLFNSDIIVCSANDDQINKEIALMAHKHNVKRIICKQESITDDEELKDKNIEFFSSFLSNKILLKGLIESPNMLNLLSNVETSLYEIEMKNHSYHNVLLRSFPFAGDIIFVRIIRGKDSIVPHGDTELQYGDKLIVTGSKEYVSQLKQDMEFI
- the mgtE gene encoding magnesium transporter, whose product is MVNDNNEQYVEDEAFNKEHLDALLANDDIDQFREEFINMHTYDQGEYFEICDNATKQKIYQFLSPEEVADFFETTELDDEEYEEIFQNMNSNYASEMLSEMSYDNAVDILNVLTKNKVATLLALMNREDAQEIKALLHYEEDTAGGIMTTEFISVYSTMSVKEAMFYVKEQAPQAETIYVIFVVDESKKLAGVISLRDLIVAENDAYIEEIMSERVISSNVADDQEDIAQTMRDYDLIALPVIDYQDHILGIITIDDILDVMDEEASEDYSKLAGVSDIDSTNDSVVQTAMKRLPWLLILTVLGMITASILGQFEETLSKVALLAAFIPIISGMSGNSGTQSLAVSVRNISTGEIDEQSKFKLALRESGSGMLTGFICAISLFLIIVIIYREPILALIVSVSLTIAMTVGTLMGAVIPMFMNKMNIDPAVASGPFITTINDIVSMLIYFGLATAFMSYLI